From a region of the Capsicum annuum cultivar UCD-10X-F1 unplaced genomic scaffold, UCD10Xv1.1 ctg74450, whole genome shotgun sequence genome:
- the LOC124894470 gene encoding callose synthase 10-like gives MIFKIFTFSPKSSTNFQLMLRFFQGVTALGLVAALCLIVALTELSVSDLFASVLAFIATGWAVLCLAITWRRVVWSLGLWESVKEFARMYDAGMGIIIFAPVAILSWFPFVSTFQSRILFNQAFSRGLEISLILAGNKANVEPSEF, from the exons atgattttcaag ATCTTTACCTTCAGTCCTAAAAGTTCCACCAACTTCCAGCTCATGCTGCGATTCTTTCAAGGAGTTACAGCTTTGGGACTTGTTGCAGCTCTTTGCCTTATTGTGGCGCTTACTGAACTCTCTGTTTCTGATTTGTTTGCTAGTGTGCTCGCCTTCATTGCTACTGGTTGGGCCGTCCTTTGT CTGGCAATCACATGGAGGAGGGTAGTTTGGAGTTTGGGTCTCTGGGAATCTGTGAAGGAATTTGCTAGAATGTATGATGCTGGGATGGGCATTATTATCTTTGCTCCAGTGGCAATACTATCGTGGTTCCCATTTGTCTCTACCTTCCAGTCGCGCATACTCTTTAACCAAGCATTCAGTCGTGGTCTCGAGATCTCTCTCATTCTTGCTGGAAACAAGGCAAATGTTGAACCCTCTGAATTTTAG